The region CTGTGTGCCCCTGCGACAGATATTGCCATCACCATTCCGATGCCATTCATCGCAACAGGCAACAGCCCCCTGCCCGTTTATCCGGCGAGTTCAGCGCTTGAAGAGATTTTTGGTGACACAGACACCGTAATACCGCTGACCAGTGAAACCGCATTGAACGCCCACTTCGCGGCAACGGCCCTGTCGTCGCCTCTCTTCGCTCAACTTGCGGCAACATCGGAATGGCTTGGTGAACTGACCGGCAACAGGCAGGACGCCGAGACCTATGTCGCCACACTGTTTGGCGGTTACCTGTCCTCTGTTCCCAATGATGGACAATCCAGGTTTTCAGAACAATTGCAGGCCCTTTCAACAGAGGGCGGCCTGAATGCTACCTTGCTCGCTCATATGAAGGAGCAAGGCCTTGTAACTGCGCTTAAATCCGGCCTGGACGGATTTCGGCAGCGGTTGAATCTCCCGGAATAAACAAAGCAGACATCATGGCGCGTTCGGTTACAAAACTTCCCAAAGACCCTGGGCCTTCCGGATGGAACGCCATTCTGCCAGATTATGAGGCTCCACGCGTTCTCAAGGAGCACCGGACGGCAGACTGGCTCATCATTGGTGGCGGTTTTGCAGGCCTGTCAGCAGCACGCCGCCTAACTCAACTGCGTCCTGATGACAATGTTGCACTTGTTGAGGCTGGTCGCGTCGGCAACGGACCCGCCGGTCGCAATTCCGGCTTCATGATCGATCTGCCGCATGACCTGTCATCTGACAACTATTCCGGCAGTGAGCAGGATCAGGACCGCAAGCAGACAGAGATGAACCGCACGGCCATCCAGTTTGCACGTGAAGCAGCCGAGGAATACGGCCTCGGCTCCGATGTCCTTAATCCCTGTGGCAAGATCAACGGAGCCGCTACCGAGAAAGGTGTCAGGCATAATCTGGCCTATGCGGAAAAACTGGCCAATGTGGGAGAAGCATCCGAGCTTCTTGATGCCAGAGATATGAAGGATCTCACCGGTATCGACTATTATCTAGGTGGCCTCTACACCCCCGGCACTGCCATGCTGCAACCGGCTGCTTATGTAAGGGGACTGGCAACAGCCCTGCAGCAAAAGATAGATCTCTATGAACAGACCCCGGCGGTTTCCTTCAAGCGGGTTGGCTCGGTCTGGCATGTGGGAACGCCGGAAGGATCAATTGAAGCCCCTACAGTCATCATGGCGGTCAATGGGCATATCCAGAGCTTTGGCTATTACCCGAAGCAGTTGATGCACGTGTTTACCTATGCCTCCATGACCCGCGCATTGACTGAAGACGAAATCAACAGGCTCGGCGGCCATCGCCAGTGGCATATCACACCTGCAGACCCCATGGGCGCAACCATTCGCCGGATTTCCGGCACTGGCGGAGATCGTATCATTGTCAGAACCCGCTTCACCTATGATCCGTCCATGGAAGTGAGCGATGACCGTCTCACCAGCGTCGGCAAGGCCCAACAGAAGAGCTTTGACGCCCGATTCCCGATGCTTGCGGGAATGGACATGGACTATGTCTGGGGCGGACGCTTATGTGTGAGCTGGAACGGTGTTCCGGCTTTTGGCCCGCTCGATGACGGGCTTATCTCTGCCTGCTGTCAGAACGGTCTTGGCGCGGCCAAGGGAACCTTGTCCGGCATGCTCGCCGCAGAATTGGCCACCAAGTCAAACAATCCGATGATAGCTGAAATGATGGCCCAGCCCGCCCCAAAGAAGCTGCCGCCAGAGCCTCTCACCTGGTTTGGCGCCAACATGACAATGCGCTGGCGTGAATGGAAGGCAGGCAAAGAGGCCTAGGTGTGGTTCCCACGTGGGCGCAACACGCTTTAACCAGCGGGAATTACAGAGCGTGCGGGGCTTTCCTCTCAAAACCAATCGGTCTATCGTCCGGTCAGAGCGTATCCTGCCTATCAGAACATGAGAATCGCATGCTTCCACGACATCAACACATTCTGGATCTGGCCCGGGCCGAGGGTCAGGTTCTTGTTGATGCCCTGGCTGAACAGTTCAACGTTTCCCCTCAGACAATCCGCAAGGATCTGAATGAACTCTGCGACAAACAGCTCCTGTTCAGAACCCATGGCGGGGCCATTCTCTCCTCACACACGGAAAATCTGGAATATGCTCGGCGTGGACAGATTGCAGCGCCTGAGAAACAGGCCATCGCCCGCATTGTCGCTGACCTGATCCCTCAGCGAGCATCTCTCTTCATCAATATAGGCACAACCACCGAAGCAGTCAGTCAGGCTTTGCTGGAGCATGAACGGCTGATGGTCATCACCAACAATATCAATGT is a window of Coralliovum pocilloporae DNA encoding:
- a CDS encoding NAD(P)/FAD-dependent oxidoreductase, with the translated sequence MARSVTKLPKDPGPSGWNAILPDYEAPRVLKEHRTADWLIIGGGFAGLSAARRLTQLRPDDNVALVEAGRVGNGPAGRNSGFMIDLPHDLSSDNYSGSEQDQDRKQTEMNRTAIQFAREAAEEYGLGSDVLNPCGKINGAATEKGVRHNLAYAEKLANVGEASELLDARDMKDLTGIDYYLGGLYTPGTAMLQPAAYVRGLATALQQKIDLYEQTPAVSFKRVGSVWHVGTPEGSIEAPTVIMAVNGHIQSFGYYPKQLMHVFTYASMTRALTEDEINRLGGHRQWHITPADPMGATIRRISGTGGDRIIVRTRFTYDPSMEVSDDRLTSVGKAQQKSFDARFPMLAGMDMDYVWGGRLCVSWNGVPAFGPLDDGLISACCQNGLGAAKGTLSGMLAAELATKSNNPMIAEMMAQPAPKKLPPEPLTWFGANMTMRWREWKAGKEA
- a CDS encoding NAD(P)-binding domain-containing protein, which encodes MARIGFIGTGEIASCMVSGLSGKGHDIRISERNKDRAATLAAEFSDVSTHDNQSVLDQSDIVWLTVTADTARSLLPDLNFRPDHRVISAMMGLFHAELQDLCAPATDIAITIPMPFIATGNSPLPVYPASSALEEIFGDTDTVIPLTSETALNAHFAATALSSPLFAQLAATSEWLGELTGNRQDAETYVATLFGGYLSSVPNDGQSRFSEQLQALSTEGGLNATLLAHMKEQGLVTALKSGLDGFRQRLNLPE